TCCGCGTGGCTTTTGTCCGACAATCAGTTGCAGCCAGTGGTCGTGCGGCTTTTTTTGCGTTGGCGACAGGCTTGGTTGCAATGACTATTATTTTATTGGGGGTAATTGTCATGCAACAACAGTCAAAAGCACGCCAGATCACGTTATTAGGTGTTTTGATCGCCTTACAAACAATTCTGGGCAGTATGTTTTCGCTACAATTTTTACTGACTAAGATCTCGTTTAGCTTTATCATTACCGCGATCATGGCTAGCTTATTCTCACCGTGGGTCACTGCTAGTAGTAGTGCTTTAGCTAATATATTAGGGATGCTACTTTTCCCTAGATTTACTTTCTTCCCTGGTTTTGTGCTGACCGCCTTCTTAGTGGGCTTAGTATTTGGCCTAGCTTTTCATAAGCAAAAATTAGGCTGGCGCAATATTCTAATTGCCAACTTGATCGTGACGATGGGCCTTTATCTAGGTTTGAACAGTTTATGGTTACATTTAATGTACCAAATACCGTGGCTGCCATTGTTAACTGGACGCTTGGTTCAAGAATTGATCACCTTTCCAGTGTACAGCGTGCTAGTGGTATTATTGTTTAAAGTCAGTATCGTCCGTACAACACTGCAGAAATACGCTTAAAAAATGGCGCCCGGAGATTGTCCGTGGCGCCATTTTATTATTCCAGTTTCAGTTGCTGGCCAGCAAGATCGATCGTCAGTGGTGCACCAGTCTGCAGTGTGATCGTCGTCCCCGCTTTTGTGACTTCGATATGCAGCAAGCGGCCACGGAAATTGATCTGAAATTCGTAGCCTTGCCATTGTTGCGGCACAAACGGCGCAAAATGGAGTTGACCATTACGGACCCGCATTCCGGCAAAACCTTGGACAATCGCCAGCCAACTGCCGGTCATTGAGGTAATATGCAGGCCGTCAGCGGTGTCGTTATTATAATTGTCTAAGTCAAGCCGCGCGGTGCGGGCGTACATCTCCACCGCTTTCGCTTCATAATGGAGGTCGGCAGCTAAAATTGCATGAACCGACGGCGACAAGCTGGATTCATGAACCGTGAGCGGCTCGTAAAAATCAAAATTACGCTTCTTTACTGCTGGCGAAAAATCGTCAATAAAATACCAAATTCCTTGTAAAACGTCAGCCTGTTTAATGTAAGGCGAGCGTAAGATTTTATCCCATGACCAATGCTGATTGATCGGGCGTTGCGCCGCTGGAATCGCCGTTACCGGCTGAATATCTTTGTCCAAGAAGGTATCCTGTTGGACAAAAATACCTAACTTTTTATCCTCGGGTAAGTACATACGGTCAATAATATCCTGCCAGTGCGTTTTTTCGGCAGTGGTTATCTTTAAGGTCGTGTTTTTTGCTGAACTGATTTTGGACAAACTGGCTAAGGTATATTGTAGGGTCCAACGTGCCAGCAAATTCGTATACCAGTTGTTGTTAACATTATTTTCGTATTCATTTGGTCCGGTAACGCCATGGATCATATACTGTTGCTGCCGTTGGGAAAAATGCACCCGATCCGCCCAGAAACGGGCGATACCAACAAGGACATCGATACCCTTTTCGCGTAAGTAGGTGTCATCGCCGGTGTAGCGGGTGTAATTATAAATGGCGTAGGCAATCGTGCCGTTGCGGTGGATCTCTTCGAAGGTGATCTCCCACTCGTTGTGGCTTTCAATACCATTAAAGGTCACCATCGGATACAGCGCCCCCTTGAGTCCTTGAGCTTGGGCGTTGTGGACAGCGCCTGGTAGCTGATCATAGCGGTATTCCAATAAATGTGTACTGACCTGTGGTGGGGTGATCGCCAAATATAGCGGTAAGGCAAACGCCTCGGTATCCCAGTAGGTCGCACCGCCATATTTTTCACCGGTAAATCCTTTGGGGCCAATGTTAAGCCGTTTGTCTTCGCCATAATAAGTTGAAAACAACTGAAACAAATTAAAGCGAATTCCTTGTTGCGCGGCAGGATCACCAGAGATTTTAACATCCGCCTGTTGCCAACGTGTTGCCCAAGCTTGTTGCTGTGCCGCTGCCAATTCAGCGTACGAGTATTGGGCTACTTTTCGGCTTAATTGCTGCGCGGCTGTCACTACGGCCGCTTGATCTGGGTAATCCCGCGAAGTCGTGACGATCACCCTTTTTTCAAAATCAGTGCTAGCCCCAGTTGCTAATTCACCACTAAACCGATTAACGACTTGTTTGGCCGCCGCAGTAGCTGACTGTGCGGTTAGGTGTGTCTGATTCATCATTTGCATGGCGGTGGTGTAGCGTGGTGTTGCAAAGGGATTCGGTTTCGTTTTGGCGACTAATAAGCCAGTAGTTTCGGTTTGTTGCCGCATTTTGACCTGCCAGAATTGTTCGTGGTAATTGGCATCTTGATTATAAACATCACCATTGATTGCTGAATCAATTTGTAGATCGACCTTAGTTGTACCGAGATTACGAAACTCATAGCGGAGTACAAATAATTCTTTTTGCGCGATACTGACAAAGCGGGTCACACTAACTTGTACCTGCGCCTCCCCCTTAGTCACTGTAAATTGCCGTGTTAACTGACCACGCTGCATGTCTAAATCTAACGTGAAGTCACTAATTTGATCCTGCGCCAGATCCACCTTTTCCCCATTCAACCAAAAATTCACTTGGGCAAAGTTGACGGCATTGATCACCTTACCAAAATACTCCGGATAACCATTTTTCCACCAGCCGACCACCGTCCGATCGGGAAACCACACGCCGCCGATGTAGATACCAGCGTGGGTCGTACCAGAATAATCCTCGGCAAACATCCCACGCATTCCCATGTATCCGTTGCCGATACTGGTCAAACTTTCTTGAAGTAATTTAGTTTTATCATCTAACTGATGACTGATCAGGTGCCACGGATCAATCTCAAAAATACGTTGCATTTTGCACCTCCTATGCCACTTTTAAGGAAGTTATTAGCCAAAAACGCTAATAACCTCTGATGTTCCAGACGGTGCGACTTGGACTTGCCGGACTTCGGCTCAGTCCAATCGACATCGGCAGGTTCGTACTGTTTGGCCAATATGTTCCTTAAATAATATTTACCAAAAGCGTTGATAAGAATGAGCGCCAGTAACCATTCTTGTGGCCAAATCTTAATGAGCGTAGTTGCACAGTCCGCAACTACGTTTCCTCAACTCAACCCGTTGCGGGCACCACAAGCAACATGGCCCTATGCCACAATTAAGGCATCCATGCTTATAACAACAGCCTATTTTAATTCAGCAATCAATGCTTCATACGGTTGTAGTGGGGCCGCCAGTGTCTGTCGCGCTGGATAATTTTGCACCAATAATTGACCACATTGTTGTTTTCCCAACGCCTGTTGCAGTGCGGTCGTGGCTGCGTTGGCACTACTTAAATTGGCCACGATCAGCCAGCTATGGTCGTGATAGGTGCGGGTGTAAGCAAACAGTTGCGGGTCCGTAGCTAGCAACAATTGATATTTACCGGCGGTGACCCATTCAGCGTTATGCCGTAATTGGATCAGTTGCTGATAATAAGCAAAAATTGATTGCGTTTGCTGCCGGTCTGTAGCCACATTGATTGTGGCGTAGTTAGCGTTCATTTTCAGCCACGGTTGGCCACTGGTAAAACCGGCATTAGCGGTTGCATCCCATTGCATTGGCGTTCGTGCGTTATCGCGACTGATTTTATGTGCTGCCGCCAACAATTCGGTGGCGGACAAGCCGGTGACTGCTGTGCCCAGCATTTTGGCAGTGTTCGTGACTTCGATATCATTGTAATCGGCCAATTCAAAATTATAGGCATTGGTCATGCCGATCTCTTCACCTTCAAAAACGTATGGTGTCCCCTGCAGTCCATGCAGCACGGTGGCAAAGGCGGTGGCACTTTGGTAGCGGTACTGCTGGTCATCACCCCAACGTGAGATCACCCGGGGCTGATCGTGATTTTCAAAATAAAGCGTGTTCCAACCGTGCTCAAATAAAATATTTTGCCACTCACTAAGCGAGTGCTTTAATTTCACCAAATCAAAAGGTAGTGGATGGAATTTTTCGGGAAATGGTGCGTTATGATCATGATCGATGTCCATGTGGTCAAACGTGAACACCATGTTCAATTCACG
This is a stretch of genomic DNA from Loigolactobacillus coryniformis subsp. coryniformis KCTC 3167 = DSM 20001. It encodes these proteins:
- a CDS encoding folate family ECF transporter S component, which translates into the protein MQQQSKARQITLLGVLIALQTILGSMFSLQFLLTKISFSFIITAIMASLFSPWVTASSSALANILGMLLFPRFTFFPGFVLTAFLVGLVFGLAFHKQKLGWRNILIANLIVTMGLYLGLNSLWLHLMYQIPWLPLLTGRLVQELITFPVYSVLVVLLFKVSIVRTTLQKYA
- a CDS encoding glycoside hydrolase family 65 protein, which gives rise to MQRIFEIDPWHLISHQLDDKTKLLQESLTSIGNGYMGMRGMFAEDYSGTTHAGIYIGGVWFPDRTVVGWWKNGYPEYFGKVINAVNFAQVNFWLNGEKVDLAQDQISDFTLDLDMQRGQLTRQFTVTKGEAQVQVSVTRFVSIAQKELFVLRYEFRNLGTTKVDLQIDSAINGDVYNQDANYHEQFWQVKMRQQTETTGLLVAKTKPNPFATPRYTTAMQMMNQTHLTAQSATAAAKQVVNRFSGELATGASTDFEKRVIVTTSRDYPDQAAVVTAAQQLSRKVAQYSYAELAAAQQQAWATRWQQADVKISGDPAAQQGIRFNLFQLFSTYYGEDKRLNIGPKGFTGEKYGGATYWDTEAFALPLYLAITPPQVSTHLLEYRYDQLPGAVHNAQAQGLKGALYPMVTFNGIESHNEWEITFEEIHRNGTIAYAIYNYTRYTGDDTYLREKGIDVLVGIARFWADRVHFSQRQQQYMIHGVTGPNEYENNVNNNWYTNLLARWTLQYTLASLSKISSAKNTTLKITTAEKTHWQDIIDRMYLPEDKKLGIFVQQDTFLDKDIQPVTAIPAAQRPINQHWSWDKILRSPYIKQADVLQGIWYFIDDFSPAVKKRNFDFYEPLTVHESSLSPSVHAILAADLHYEAKAVEMYARTARLDLDNYNNDTADGLHITSMTGSWLAIVQGFAGMRVRNGQLHFAPFVPQQWQGYEFQINFRGRLLHIEVTKAGTTITLQTGAPLTIDLAGQQLKLE
- a CDS encoding glycoside hydrolase family 13 protein; this translates as MATSEWWQKAVIYQIYPKSFNDSNGDGIGDLPGITAKLDYLKALGVDALWICPIYASPQVDSGYDISNYRVIDPRFGTNEDLYRLITEAHTRNIKVIMDLVANHTSDQHVWFQQSRQSRNNYFSDFYIWRDPRPDGSAPSNWGSYFGGSAWEYEPMRKQYYLHYFAKEQPDLNWENPLVREAVYDLMRFWKAHGVDGWRMDVISGISKFTDFPDYPTPNNESFVVGALHANGPRLHEFLQEMNQEVLTPFAMMSVGEAPGSTAHNARQFVDHTRRELNMVFTFDHMDIDHDHNAPFPEKFHPLPFDLVKLKHSLSEWQNILFEHGWNTLYFENHDQPRVISRWGDDQQYRYQSATAFATVLHGLQGTPYVFEGEEIGMTNAYNFELADYNDIEVTNTAKMLGTAVTGLSATELLAAAHKISRDNARTPMQWDATANAGFTSGQPWLKMNANYATINVATDRQQTQSIFAYYQQLIQLRHNAEWVTAGKYQLLLATDPQLFAYTRTYHDHSWLIVANLSSANAATTALQQALGKQQCGQLLVQNYPARQTLAAPLQPYEALIAELK